The Nonlabens sp. YIK11 genomic interval ATAAGTTTTTCGAGTGGCAAAAGGCATGCTCAAACTTCCTTCAGAGAGAGTACGGAAAAGACAATATCGTTCGATTTGTACTCCACATGGATGAGAAGACACCACATATCCACGCCATAACTGTACCGCTTACTGAAGATGGACGACTGTCAGCAAAAGAGATCATAGGCAATAAAGAGGTGCTGCGTGAGCGCCTGGACAGGTACGCAGAGATAGTGAAACCTTTTGGTCTCGAGCGAGGGCTCCGATATAGCGGTACCACTCATGAGACTCAACAAGCCTACAATGCCAGGCTTGAAAGAGCCAATGAAATGGCCATGAAAAAGGAAGTTCCAGATCCTTCAAAAATGGATATGCGCTTGAAGCCAGAAAAGGTCAAGGAAGATTTTCAGAAGATCATAAGAGACCAGCAGATGCTGATCAACATGGCTCAGCGATCCGAAGAGGAACGCAAGAAATCCAAGGAAAGAATGGACCAACATCTAGATCAAGCGAGAAAATTGATGTTTAGTGCCCAGAAAGAAGCGAAGGATTACAAGCAGCTGCAGATAGCAATGAGAAACCCAAAGTTTTTGGAAACTCAGCTTAATGCAGTCCTAGAACAACGAAACCAAAGAAATCAAGGAAGAAATAAAGGGAAAAACCTATGAAACTAGCCATTGACATAGTCCACGAGATAGCAGAATTCTACTGGACATCCATTGAAATTGAAATATTCGATTGCCACTCGTCTAAAGAGCTCGAGGAATATATTTTGTCCGAACTAGAGATGATCTATGATGAAGATATCGACATTGAATCACTTGAGGAATTAACGCTCCAGGCATCGATGAAATTCATATCCAACGAAGATCCGGATTGGCTACTTGAAGCAGTCATTCGTACCCAACAGCTTGACTTCTTGTACGAGCTCCGTCGTACCATTTACGATCTGAATATTGTCTTTTCTGAAAAGGATCGTGAAGATGATTAGCGAATTTTATATTAATACATGTTGGTATATAGGTATAGCGTCTAAAACCTTAGCTTTAATAGGTCTAGCACTAGATATGTATGGGGTTTATCGATTGTTCCACTTTGAACCCGAACCTCTTGAAAAACCTAATGAGAGTATATTCAACGCAACTATTCCTGGTTGGTCTGAAGAAGAAAAAAACCAATACAGAATCAAAGAATTACTCAAAAAGATAGATACTGTAATGTCAGACACAAAAGCGCTTAAAACAAGAAGTGTACTTTTCAAAAGGATAATAATAATTGGATTTTTTCTACAAGCAATGGCTATTGGATTGACTTATATCTGTACTTAAACCCAGCGGATAACAAATCCTATCTAGATACATATTCATTCTAAGACATCTCAAACACCCTGGTTCTTCAAAAGAACTAGGGTGTTTTTTTTTCTGGTATCATCTTAAAATTTAATGGTTTTGGAGAAACCTAGAATGTGGGAGTATTTTTGCGAAAATCCAAAAAAAACAGATCCAACCCTCTTCCCGTTAATAGCCAGAATGGGCTGTACTTTTTAAAATCTGGATTCTTACCTACAATTGTTTTTCTGGCAGATTACCACTGTAGAGCACTTTAAATTTTTAATTAAAGTAGATTGCTCGAAAACCGCACTATTGCTAGTGTAGATCAATAATGAAGAAATACAATTCTAATAAATAAAAATAAAATCTGGCTTTTATCTCCAACCATACATACTTATATAAACGTGAACTATGAAAAACTTAAACCCCAAAACCACTGTATTTAACATCGTCGGAATCATCCTAAGTGCAATAGTGAAGATCAACGATCTTGGTTGGATTTGGACCTGCATCGTTGCAGCTTATCTAATCATTGTACAAATCAGACCACATGTCAGATGGAAGAAGATAGAAAAAAGAAAGAACCGGATTGATATTACCGCTGGCACTGGTAGACCCAAAAAACACCTCACAACTTGGCATAAGACTCGTATGCAACTAAAAAGTAATGATTCATAAAAGCTAAATCATCAAACTTAAACCTAATTTATTTGATGTAATCTTTTTTACTTTATCCATTACTTTATCCATAG includes:
- the mobV gene encoding MobV family relaxase gives rise to the protein MGNFAVMVVSKGKGSGAGVGGHIDREEKWKHTYKHADPTKTHLNRSYPVPNKFHDVPVPIAINRVIQKGYKKTRKNSNELAPIRKDAVRLIKHIFTGSHEEMMKLAADEDKFFEWQKACSNFLQREYGKDNIVRFVLHMDEKTPHIHAITVPLTEDGRLSAKEIIGNKEVLRERLDRYAEIVKPFGLERGLRYSGTTHETQQAYNARLERANEMAMKKEVPDPSKMDMRLKPEKVKEDFQKIIRDQQMLINMAQRSEEERKKSKERMDQHLDQARKLMFSAQKEAKDYKQLQIAMRNPKFLETQLNAVLEQRNQRNQGRNKGKNL